One Malus domestica chromosome 11, GDT2T_hap1 genomic region harbors:
- the LOC103448076 gene encoding LOW QUALITY PROTEIN: protein TIC 100 (The sequence of the model RefSeq protein was modified relative to this genomic sequence to represent the inferred CDS: inserted 1 base in 1 codon; substituted 1 base at 1 genomic stop codon) has product MQGRFYFGDLVEDDTGCDEDVSALHAGIAEVAAAKARMFVNKPDGMVREEMGPYGDPQHPYFYEDDDVWMAPGFINQFYEVPDYWKTYVHEVDEEREMWLNSFYKTPLRIPMPAELEYWWSKDETPEFVLVIPEPDPEDPSKLVYTEDPIILHTXTGRLINYINDEKYGVRLFWQPLLKDGEEVDPKKVEFLPLGFDEFYGRNVDAKKKNLWMRVVSAVENACKPIFENVEKWTEEKRKAGEVKLKLIEKELELVEAELCLEEVIEDVDGELKRREKEEEKVEMGLQEEEDTSAASAKQDEKPLVEEDEDEEEEEDEDEDDVAPSSFGSATADQDATKNGQRGNXPGKSPFSSSTLAFASSSLVSGVPSRLQRSFFTWKKSTAMPNATIPSCNDDSSCLSAVSVSFPPVVGRKVNLKATSQRQLNFEAKNFSNGRLCRIRPISQLCSPHSTSMDTRISSEEMRSRKHSWPHVAQGTESCSVLSLHTPVYCLNSYEETIHGKPQLSSKLT; this is encoded by the exons ATGCAGGGTAGGTTCTATTTTGGGGACTTAGTGGAGGATGATACTGGTTGTGATGAGGATGTATCAGCG CTGCATGCGGGTATTGCAGAAGTGGCTGCTGCTAAGGCTCGGATGTTTGTCAACAAGCCTGATGGAA TGGTTAGGGAAGAAATGGGACCTTATGGTGATCCTCAACATCCCTACTTTTATGAAGATGATGATGTTTGGATGGCACCAGGCTTCATAAACCAATTTTATGAA GTACCTGATTATTGGAAAACATATGTGCATGAGGTTGATGAAGAAAGGGAaatgtggttgaactctttctATAAAACTCCACTGAGGATACCCATGCCTGCTGAGCTTGAATACTGGTGGTCAAAGG ATGAAACTCCAGAATTTGTTCTTGTTATCCCAGAGCCTGATCCTGAAGACCCATCGAAGCTTGTATATACTGAAGATCCCATAATCTTACACACATGAACTGGACGGTTAATCAACTATATTAATGATGAAAAATATGGGGTGCGCTTATTTTGGCAGCCGCTTCTGAAAGATGGGGAAGAGGTGGACCCAAAAAAGGTGGAGTTCCTTCCCCTTGGTTTTGATGAGTTCTATGGAAGAAATGTTGATGCGAAGAAGAAAAATTTATGGATGCGTGTAGTATCAGCAGTGGAAAATGCATGCAAGCCCATTTTTGAAAATGTAGAGAAATGGACTGAAGAGAAGAGGAAAGCCGGTGAGGTGAAGTTGAAGTTGATTGAAAAAGAACTTGAACTTGTAGAGGCTGAGTTGTGCCTCGAAGAGGTAATTGAGGATGTGGATGGGGAGttaaagaggagagagaaagaggaggagaaggTCGAAATGGGTTTGCAGGAGGAAGAAGATACTTCTGCTGCATCGGCTAAGCAAGATGAGAAACCCTTAGTTGAAGAGgatgaagatgaagaggaagaggaagatgaagatgaggaTGATGTTGCGCCATCAAGTTTTGGTTCTGCAACTGCAGATCAAGATGCAACTAAAAATGGCCAGAGGGGAA AACCTGGTAAATCTCCATTTTCTTCGTCTACATTGGCATTTGCTTCAAGTAGCCTCGTCTCTGGA GTTCCATCCAGGTTACAACGATCATTTTTTACTTGGAAAAAGAGTACAGCAATGCCGAACGCAACTATTCCCTCATGCAATGACGACTCTAGTTGCCTCTCAGCTGTTTCAGTCAGTTTCCCTCCGGTGGTTGGTCGAAAAGTAAACTTGAAAGCCACTAGTCAAAGACAGTTGAACTTCGAAGCCAAAAACTTCTCAAATGGGAGGTTATGTCGGATACGGCCAATATCTCAATTATGCTCACCTCATTCAACATCCATGGATACCAGAATAAGCTCAGAAGAGATGAGATCAAGAAAACATAGTTGGCCGCATGTAGCACAAGGGACGGAATCATGTAGCGTTTTGTCTCTCCACACCCCGGTGTATTGTTTGAACTCTTATGAAGAAACTATACATGGCAAACCGCAACTATCTTCCAAGTTAACATAA